The nucleotide window GCGGTCGGCGCCCTCAAGGGATCGAAGCTCGGCCGCAACGGGCGCGACGCCCTCGGTCTTCTGCCCTGGTACGTGATGATCGGACCGTCGGCCTCGGGCAAGACCACCGCCATTCGCAGCTCGGGCTTGAAGCTGCCGTACGGCAAGGGCGGCAAGGTGCGCGGGGTGGGCGGCACGCGCAACTGCGACTGGTGGATGACCAACGAAGCCATCCTGCTCGACACCGCCGGCCGCTGGAGCACCGACGACGACGACCGCGACGAATGGCTGGCCTTTCTGGATCTCCTGAAGAGGACGCGGCCCAAAAAACCCATCAACGGCATCCTGCTGGCGGTCAGCGCGACGGATCTGCAGAAATCGGCCGAGGAAATTCAGGAGCTGTCCGTCCGGCTGCGCGAGCGCATCGACGAGGTAATCACGCGTCTTGAAGTGATCGTCCCGGTGTACCTGATGGTGACCAAGTGCGATCTGATCGCCGGGTTCGTCGAGGCCTTCGGCGACCTGAAGGATCGCGAGCGCGGCCAGATCTGGGGTTTCAGTCTGCCGTTGGTCAGCGAGGCCACCGATCACGTCGACGAGTTCGCCGCCCAGTTCGACGTCCTCACCGAGGTGCTGGAACGGCAGGCCCTGGTGCGCATGGGCGAAGAGCGCCGCATCGATGCCCGCGAGCGCATCTATTCTTTCCCGCAGCAGTTCGATTCTTTGCGCCAGGGGCTGGTCGATCTGGTGGCCAGCCTCTTCGACCAGAGCGTGTACCAGGACGCGCCCATCATGCGCGGCGTGTACTTCACCAGCGGCACGCAGGAAGGCCGCCCCGTCGACCGCATCATGGCCAGCATGGCCGAGGCGTTCGGCGTCCGCCCGCGCCTGGCCGCCGCCGCGCCGACGAAACCGAAGAGCTACTTCGTCAAGGATGTCTTCCAGCGCGTGGTGTTCCCCGACCGGGACGTCGCCGTGCGCAGCGCCCGCGTGCTGAAGCGCGAGCGGCTCTTGCGCTGGGTGACGGCGATCGGCGCGCTGTCGGTCTCGGCGGCGGTGCTGGTGCTGCCAATTTCCTCATACCTGGCGAACAAGCAATTCATCGTCGACACGCGCGGCTTCGTGGAAAAGCTTGTGCGGGCGCGCGAGGATCGCCCGGTCCGCGGACCGCTCGATCCCACCGCGCTGGAAGCGGCGTTGCCGATGGCCACCCGCCTGGCCAAGTTCGCCGCCAAGGGCCCGGAGGTCGGCCTGCAGTTCGTCGGCCTTTACCCGGGCGATCGCTTGATGGATCCGGTGCACGCCGCCGTCGAGAAGCTGGTGGTACGCCCGCTGCTGGACAGCGACGACGCCCAGTTGCAGGCCTTCGCCAAAGGGCACGGCGACTTTGACGGGTCGGGCGCGATGAGCGGCCTTCTGCTGCACCTCTTGCTGACCCAGCCCAAGGCCTCCGACGAGCCATCGCCCGAAAGTGACGGCTGGCGTGACCACTGGGTGAGCGTGCTGGCCGAGACCGCCAGCGATCGCTTCGCCGCCATCACCGGATCGGCGGCGACCACCAAATCGCGCCAGAGCCTCGAAGGCGCGCTGCGCTTTTACGCTCTGAACATCGAGGAGGCCAGCGATCTCATCGACCGCAAGCCGGCGGTGGTGTCGCGCACGCGGGCGGCCCTGCTGGGCGCCAACGAAGGCGATCCGCTGGCTGATTTGCTGCGCGATCCGAACATGCCGCGCGACATTCGCCTGATCGACATCGTGGGCGGCGCGGTGACCGTGTTCCAGGGCGGCGAGCAGCACCAGGGCGGCCCGATGGTGCCGGGCGCGTTCACGCCGGAGGGCTGGAAGATCACCAAGGCGCGCATCGAACGCCTGACCGCCGACCGCGAACACGACGAGAACGCCTGGGTGCTGGGCGCCGCGCGCAAGCGCGAAGTCATCGACGCCGGCGCGCTGCAGATGGCGTACTTCCGTCGTTATGTCGATTCGTGGAAGGCGTTCCTGTTGTCGCTGTCGATCAAGGAGCCGACCAACATCGAAGACGTCCGGCGCCTGCTGAAGGCGTTCATGATGGACAAGCCGCTGGATTCGATCTGGCGCAACGCCAGCAAGAACCTGGTGTTCAAGGACGATTCGCTGATCGGGAAGGTGACCGAGAAGGCGTCTGGTTCGATCGATCGCCTGAAGAAAAAAATTCTGGGCTCGAGCGACGCGGACGCGGCGGCGAGTGGCGGCAAGACGCGCAACGAAGAGCCGACGTCGCCCGAGGACGTCGGCCGCGAGTTCGCCACCTTCCTGAGCTTCGGCCTCACCAAACCAACCGGCCTCGACACCTACGGGCAAATCCTGGCCGAGCTGAACGGCGCCGTCGGCGATCAAGGCGCCCCCGATCCGCGGGCGTTTCAAACCACCATCAAGGCCCAGCGGGTGAAGCTGCAAACGCTGATCAACAGCTTCAACGAAAACGGCTGGGAAGCGGCGTTACTGGAGAAGATCCTGATGCCGCCGCTTTTGGGATCAGAGGTGGCGGTCAGCGGCGCCACCGGCGATTCGGCCAACCGAAAGTGGTGCGACAGCATCGTCGTCGTCTACGACCAGCTCCTGGCCGGGAAGTATCCCTTCTCGAATGGCAAGGGCGCGCGCGACGCCCGGGTGGCCGACGTGGAGAAGTTCTTCCAACCGAAGACCGGCACGCTGTGGCAGTACTTCAGCGAGACGTTACAAGCCGACGTCGACCACCCGGCCGGCACCACCGTCTTTCACGTCAAGGATCAGCCAAGCGTGAAGTACAAGCCGGCGCTGGTGGCGTTCCTCAAACACGCCCAGGAGCTGACCGATCTTCTGTACGCGAAGGATCCCGGCAAGCTGGGCCTGACGGTTTCCATCCGCATCCGCCCGTCGGCGCCGTACACCAAGATCGTCTTCGACAGCGGCGGCCGCAAGGTCACCTACTTCAACACCAAGGAACGCTGGGACGAAGTGGTGTGGCCGGCGCGCGGGGCGCTGTTTCACTTCTTCCAGAAGTCGGGCGACGGCGAGATCGGCTACACCGACGGCGAATGGGCGCTGTTCCATCTGCTGGAGGCCGGCAAGCTGTCCACCAGTTCGGACGGCGAGGAGTACCTGGCCGGCACCTGGGCACCGCCGGTCGGTGACGGCCTCATCCGCGCCGACATCAAACCGGCCGTTTTGTTGCGCGCCTTCCGCGGCTTCGACATTCCGCATTCCATTGTCCAGGGAGCGGGCGGCTGCGGCCGCTGAGGGGAATCACATGAGTGGCGGCGGACAGAACAGCATCGGCATCTACGGCAAGGTCAGCAGCCAGCCTGATTTCTTGCGCGGCAACGCCGGCGATTTCTCCCAGGCCGGTTTCGACCGCTGGTTTCAAGACGCCGTCGAGACCCTGCGCGCCGAGGGCACGTCGCTGCCAGAAGCCCCGACCGGGTTTCTGATGGCGCCGGAAGGATCGCCCTTCGCTTTTGTCGGCGCCTTCGCGCCCAGCACGGACGCCGCTGGGCGCGCCTTCCCGCTGGTGGTGTTCGCCCAGATCGACGCGCGAGCGCTGGCCGAATCGTTTCCGCAGGTGGCCTTGCACCACGGCGCCTTCGTCGCCGCGGCCGGCAACCTCATCGCCGCCGCCGGCGCCGTGCCCGGACCCATGCTGGTCGGCGAAGCGCAGGAACTGGCGCCGACGCTGCCCGATTCTCCCGATGGTGGCGGCCTGGCGATCTCGCTGGGCAATGAATCCGCGCAGCCGCTTTTGGCCGCGGTGGGCGGCACGCCCGCCGGGTTGGGATATGCCTTGCGCACGTTCGCCCTGGCTTGTGACCAGGCCGTCAAGACGGGCCCCGGCGGCCGCAGCGGCGTCATCACCGTCGACGCGCCGGCGCCCAACGCCGCCGTCCGCGCGCTTTGGCTGGAGATCGCCCGGCGCCGCCTGCGCTGGCGCGACGCCGGCCCGTCGCTGCTGTGGACCGAAGCGCCCGTCGGTCGCTTGCTCCTCACGCTGGGCCAGCCGACGCCCGCCGCCGTCAGTTATCTGGCCAACCCGCGCCACCGCGCCCCGCGCTTCTGGCCGCTGCGCACCGACGTGGTCAGCGCCCTCGACCAAGCGATGAAGGCGTTGCTGCCCGAACAACGCCGCCTGGTGGAAAACCCGCGCGTGTCGCTGGGCGAGCTGGCCTCGTCGTTCGGTTAAAGGAGGCGCTGCATGAACGACGTGCGTTGCCTGCTCTACGGCCTGCTGCTGAGCGTGAGCGGCTGCATGGCCACCGGACAACCTTTTTCAGCCGTCCAATCAGGTTTTCCCTCACTGCGCGAGGAGGCGGGCCGAATCTATTTTTATCGTTCGACAGGCTCCGTCTACGGCGTCGCCCAACACAGCAAGATCCTGATCGACGGCGCGATGGTGGGTCGTTCGATTCCGGGCGGCGTTTTCTACGTCGACGTTCCGGAAGGCAAGCACACCATCTCGCTTCCCACCTTGGGCGTAGCGAAAGAGAACACGCTATCCGTCCGCATCATGGGAGGCGAGACCGTCTTCATCAAGACGTGGGTCGGAGCCTCCGGCTTGGCCGGGCGAACCAACATTGAGGTGGCGGAGCCCGAAGACGCGCGCCCGGTAATCAAAACCCTGACGTTCACCGGCGGCGCCAAGGAAGAACCGACCGAGTAGACGATAGGCTCAGCGGCGCGCGGTGACCAGCAAGCCCTCGACGGGCAGCATGTTCTCGATGCGGAGGTGGGCTCTCTGGATCGACAGCGCGCCCAGACCGGCGGCGGTCAGGGTGCGACGGACATAGTCCTCGCCGTGGGAGTAGCGGCCGTGCGGGTTGATCTGGAAACCGACGGCCGACTCTGGGGCGAGGTGCTCGACGGTGAAGACCAGGTGGCCGCCCGGCCGTAACGCGGCGGCGGCGGACGAAGCCGCTTCCGAGAGATCGCCGAAGTAGCAGAGCGTGTCGGCCGAAACCACCAGGTCGAAAGCCGCGGGGTGCGCCCGCATGTACGCGGTCAGCTCCGCGGTTTCCAGCGCATCATAGCCGCCGCGGGTCTTGGCTCGAAAAAGCATCTCCTTGGACAGATCGATGCCGACCAGTCGACGGGCATACGGTCGCAGGAACGGCGCGCACAGGCCCGTGCCCGCACCGGCGTCCAGCACGTCCAGCGTCGCCGACGCCGTCGCCAGCGCCGCGGCCACGGCGTCGCCGACCAGGGCGGGCGCGCGATATTGCAACCGCCCCAGCACGTGGTCAAAACTGGCGGCGAAGCTGTCGAACGTGGTGCGCACGAAATCGTCCGACGCGCGCGCCGGAACTTCGTCGCCCGAGCACGAGGCCAGCATGTGCTTGGCCACGGCGTTGTCCGGTTCCAGGTTCAGCCAACTTTTGTAGACGCCGACCGCCTCGTCGACCCGGCCCACCGCGTACAGCGTCGCGCCCACCCGGCGATAGGATTCGCCGTCGTACGGGCGCAGGGTCAGGGCACGTTGATACGCGGTCAGCGCCTCGTGGCTGCGGCCGGTGTCGCGCAGGATCGATCCGAGGTTGTGGTACGCCTCCGCGTGCTCGTCGTCGAGCTCGATGGCGCGGCGAAAGGACACCTCGGCGCCGGCCTTGTCGTCCTTGCGCCGCAACACCGAGCCGAGGTTGGTGTGCGCCCCCGGGTGCTCCGGCCGCAGCGCCAGCACGCGGCGGTACTGCGCCTCGGCCTCGTCGACGCGCCCCTGCTCAAGGTACATATTGCCCAGGTTGTTGTGAGCGTCGGCGTGCTCGGGCGCCGCCGCCACCGCACGCTGGACCAGCGCGATCGCTTCCTCGTGCAGGCCGCGTTCATGACGAGAAAGCCCCAAAAAATGCAGCGAATCGGCGTGGTCCGGCACGCCGGCCAGGATGCGGCGGTAGATCTCCTCCGCCGCGTCCAAAAGGCCACCCTTTTGCAGCCCCACCGCCAGCTCGACGGCGTCGGGGATGGTCATCTCGGCGGGCACGGTCCGGCGCACCGGCGCTTCTTTGCTGGGCGTGGTCATGGCGAGCGCTCCGACTTATTCGAAGGCGTATTCGAATTCGGCGGCCGGCGCCGTCACCGCCACCTTCTTGACCGGGTCGCCCTTCATCAGGCGGGTCAAGATCTCCAGGCTGATCCGCGGCAGCAGCGTGTTGGTGAGGATGGCGTCGATCATGCGACCACCGCTTTCGATCTCGGTGCAGCGGCTGACGATCAGCTTGACCACGGCGTCGTCGAAGGTGAACGGCACCTTGTGGTTCTCGGCGATGCGCTTGGTGACACGGCCCAGTTGCAGGCGCGCGATGTTGCCGATCATCTCGTCCGACAGCGGGTAGTACGGGATGGTCACCATACGGCCGAGGAGCGCCGCCGGGAACGATTTCAGCAGCGGCTCGCGCAGGGCCTTGGCGATGCCGTCTGGATCCGGCAACAACTCGGGGTCCTTGCACATGTTGATGATGAGCTCGCTGCCCACGTTCGACGTCAGGATGATGAGCGTGTTCTTGAAATCGATCAGGCGCCCTTCGCCGTCCTCCATGAAGCCTTTGTCGAAGACCTGAAAGAACAGCTCGTGCACGTCGCTGTGCGCCTTCTCCACCTCGTCCAGTAACACCACGCTGTAGGGCCGGCGGCGCACGGCTTCGGTCAACACGCCGCCCTCGCCGTAGCCGACGTACCCGGGAGGGGCGCCCTTCAGTGTCGAGACGGTGTGCGCTTCTTGAAACTCGCTCATGTTGATGGTGATCAGATTCTGTTCGCCGCCGTAAAGAGATTCCGCCAGCGTCAGCGCCGTCTCGGTTTTGCCGACACCCGACGGGCCGGCCAACATGAACACGCCGATCGGTTTGCTGGGGTTTTCCAGGCCGGCGCGCGAGGTTTGAATGCGTCGGGCGATCATCTCCAGCGCGTGGCCCTGGCCGATCACCCGCTGGCCCAGAGTGTCCGCGAGCTTCAGCACGGTCTCGATCTCGTTCTTCACCATGCGGCCGACGGGAATGCCAGTCCAGTCGCCGACCACGGCGGCCACGGCCTGGTTGTCCACCGTCGGCAGAATCAGCGGCGTGTGCCCTTGCAGCGTGCTGAGCTCGCCTTGCAGCCGCTTGAGCTTCTCCAGCAGCGGCGCCCGCTCGGCTTCGCTGAGCGCCGGCGTCTTGGCCGCCACCGGCGGCGGCGCGACCTTTTCGACCTTGCCGGCTTGGCCCTCTTTGTCAGGTTTCGCGGCCACCGCCTCCAGCTTGCTGGCGGTGCCTTCCACCTTCTCCGTCGATCCGCGCAGCGTCTTGCGGATGGCCAGGATCTCGTCGACCAGGCCCTTTTCGGCTTTCCAGCGCGCTTCCAGCTCGGCGAGGCGCTTGTGCTCGGCTTCCAGCTTGCCGTTGGCGGTCACCTCGCGTTCGGCGGTCTCCCAGCCGGCCGCTCTCTCGCGCCCCAGGATCCCAAGCTCGATGTCCAGCGCGACGATGCGGCTGCGGCTGTCCTCCACCTCGGCCGGCACGGCATGCTGGCTGATGGCCACCCGCGCGCAGGCGGTGTCCAGCAGACTGACCGACTTATCGGGCAACTGGCGGGCCGGGATGTACCGGTGTGACAGCTTCACCGACGCCTCCAGCGCCTCGTCCAGGATCTGCACGCGGTGATGCGCCTCCAGCGTCGACGCCACCCCGCGCATCATCAGCAGCGCCTTCTCTTCGGTCGGCTCGGGCACCTGCACGACCTGGAACCGCCGGGTCAGGGCCGGATCTTTCTCGATGTGCTTCTTGTACTCGGCCCAGGTGGTGGCAGCGATCGTCCGCAGCTTGCCGCGGGCCAGGGCCGGCTTCAGCAAGTTGGCCGCGTCGCCGGTGCCGGCGGCGCCTCCCGCCCCCACCAGCGTGTGGGCCTCGTCGATGAACAGGATGATCGGCGTCGGCGACGACTGCACCTCGTCGATGACCGACCGGAGCCGCTGCTCGAACTCGCCTTTCATCGACGCGCCCGCCTGCATGAGGCCGACATCGAGAACACAAAGCTTGACCCCTTTGAGCGGAGGAGGAACGTCCCCCGACGCGACGCGCTGGGCGAAGCCTTCGACGACAGCCGTTTTGCCCACGCCCGCTTCCCCAGTCAGGATCGGATTGTTCTGTCGCCGGCGCATGAGGACGTCGATAACCTGCCGGACTTCGTCGTCACGGCCAAGGACGGGGTCCATCTGTCCCCCCTTCGCCTTGGCTGTGAGATCCTGGCTGAACCGGTCAAGCGCGGTGGTGCCTTTGGCGCCGGGCGCAGCGGCCGCACCTTCGGCGCCCGCTGCAGCGACGCCCGAACCGTCCATCGGGCGAAGGTTGCCTTCGTCGGATCCGGTCCAGATCGCGCCCTGGCCGGCGGCCACCTCATCGACCGGAAGCTTGGCGAACTCCTGCGAGACGCCGATCAGCGCGCGTCTCAACTCGACGGATTTCAGGATTCCGACCAGGAGGTGTCCGGTGCGGATTTGCGTCTCGCCAAACAGGAGCGTCGCATAGTGCCAGCCGCGGTCGAGCGCGTCCGCGACCTGGTTCGAGATGCCGGGCATCTCGGTTTCGTTCTTGCGGAATCCGTTCACCATTGCGGTCGCATCCGCCAGCATTTTGGCGCGGTCCAGTTTGAAATGATCGGCGGTGAGCGCGAGGTCCGTTCGGTCCTTCTGCAGGA belongs to Polyangia bacterium and includes:
- the tssM gene encoding type VI secretion system membrane subunit TssM — encoded protein: MLKYIFSAIFVALAWALVLVFHDVMPMWPAVVATAVIAAVLVGLLAWRILAARRAAAAIEDGLRDQASRQNDGMRPDLQAEIAAMESEFNKAVGALKGSKLGRNGRDALGLLPWYVMIGPSASGKTTAIRSSGLKLPYGKGGKVRGVGGTRNCDWWMTNEAILLDTAGRWSTDDDDRDEWLAFLDLLKRTRPKKPINGILLAVSATDLQKSAEEIQELSVRLRERIDEVITRLEVIVPVYLMVTKCDLIAGFVEAFGDLKDRERGQIWGFSLPLVSEATDHVDEFAAQFDVLTEVLERQALVRMGEERRIDARERIYSFPQQFDSLRQGLVDLVASLFDQSVYQDAPIMRGVYFTSGTQEGRPVDRIMASMAEAFGVRPRLAAAAPTKPKSYFVKDVFQRVVFPDRDVAVRSARVLKRERLLRWVTAIGALSVSAAVLVLPISSYLANKQFIVDTRGFVEKLVRAREDRPVRGPLDPTALEAALPMATRLAKFAAKGPEVGLQFVGLYPGDRLMDPVHAAVEKLVVRPLLDSDDAQLQAFAKGHGDFDGSGAMSGLLLHLLLTQPKASDEPSPESDGWRDHWVSVLAETASDRFAAITGSAATTKSRQSLEGALRFYALNIEEASDLIDRKPAVVSRTRAALLGANEGDPLADLLRDPNMPRDIRLIDIVGGAVTVFQGGEQHQGGPMVPGAFTPEGWKITKARIERLTADREHDENAWVLGAARKREVIDAGALQMAYFRRYVDSWKAFLLSLSIKEPTNIEDVRRLLKAFMMDKPLDSIWRNASKNLVFKDDSLIGKVTEKASGSIDRLKKKILGSSDADAAASGGKTRNEEPTSPEDVGREFATFLSFGLTKPTGLDTYGQILAELNGAVGDQGAPDPRAFQTTIKAQRVKLQTLINSFNENGWEAALLEKILMPPLLGSEVAVSGATGDSANRKWCDSIVVVYDQLLAGKYPFSNGKGARDARVADVEKFFQPKTGTLWQYFSETLQADVDHPAGTTVFHVKDQPSVKYKPALVAFLKHAQELTDLLYAKDPGKLGLTVSIRIRPSAPYTKIVFDSGGRKVTYFNTKERWDEVVWPARGALFHFFQKSGDGEIGYTDGEWALFHLLEAGKLSTSSDGEEYLAGTWAPPVGDGLIRADIKPAVLLRAFRGFDIPHSIVQGAGGCGR
- the tagF gene encoding type VI secretion system-associated protein TagF, with protein sequence MSGGGQNSIGIYGKVSSQPDFLRGNAGDFSQAGFDRWFQDAVETLRAEGTSLPEAPTGFLMAPEGSPFAFVGAFAPSTDAAGRAFPLVVFAQIDARALAESFPQVALHHGAFVAAAGNLIAAAGAVPGPMLVGEAQELAPTLPDSPDGGGLAISLGNESAQPLLAAVGGTPAGLGYALRTFALACDQAVKTGPGGRSGVITVDAPAPNAAVRALWLEIARRRLRWRDAGPSLLWTEAPVGRLLLTLGQPTPAAVSYLANPRHRAPRFWPLRTDVVSALDQAMKALLPEQRRLVENPRVSLGELASSFG
- a CDS encoding tetratricopeptide repeat protein; the encoded protein is MTTPSKEAPVRRTVPAEMTIPDAVELAVGLQKGGLLDAAEEIYRRILAGVPDHADSLHFLGLSRHERGLHEEAIALVQRAVAAAPEHADAHNNLGNMYLEQGRVDEAEAQYRRVLALRPEHPGAHTNLGSVLRRKDDKAGAEVSFRRAIELDDEHAEAYHNLGSILRDTGRSHEALTAYQRALTLRPYDGESYRRVGATLYAVGRVDEAVGVYKSWLNLEPDNAVAKHMLASCSGDEVPARASDDFVRTTFDSFAASFDHVLGRLQYRAPALVGDAVAAALATASATLDVLDAGAGTGLCAPFLRPYARRLVGIDLSKEMLFRAKTRGGYDALETAELTAYMRAHPAAFDLVVSADTLCYFGDLSEAASSAAAALRPGGHLVFTVEHLAPESAVGFQINPHGRYSHGEDYVRRTLTAAGLGALSIQRAHLRIENMLPVEGLLVTARR
- the tssH gene encoding type VI secretion system ATPase TssH, which produces MGADISVEAVAGKLNRVGYESFLQGLRQAKSAGNRNLELAHWLMHILQKDRTDLALTADHFKLDRAKMLADATAMVNGFRKNETEMPGISNQVADALDRGWHYATLLFGETQIRTGHLLVGILKSVELRRALIGVSQEFAKLPVDEVAAGQGAIWTGSDEGNLRPMDGSGVAAAGAEGAAAAPGAKGTTALDRFSQDLTAKAKGGQMDPVLGRDDEVRQVIDVLMRRRQNNPILTGEAGVGKTAVVEGFAQRVASGDVPPPLKGVKLCVLDVGLMQAGASMKGEFEQRLRSVIDEVQSSPTPIILFIDEAHTLVGAGGAAGTGDAANLLKPALARGKLRTIAATTWAEYKKHIEKDPALTRRFQVVQVPEPTEEKALLMMRGVASTLEAHHRVQILDEALEASVKLSHRYIPARQLPDKSVSLLDTACARVAISQHAVPAEVEDSRSRIVALDIELGILGRERAAGWETAEREVTANGKLEAEHKRLAELEARWKAEKGLVDEILAIRKTLRGSTEKVEGTASKLEAVAAKPDKEGQAGKVEKVAPPPVAAKTPALSEAERAPLLEKLKRLQGELSTLQGHTPLILPTVDNQAVAAVVGDWTGIPVGRMVKNEIETVLKLADTLGQRVIGQGHALEMIARRIQTSRAGLENPSKPIGVFMLAGPSGVGKTETALTLAESLYGGEQNLITINMSEFQEAHTVSTLKGAPPGYVGYGEGGVLTEAVRRRPYSVVLLDEVEKAHSDVHELFFQVFDKGFMEDGEGRLIDFKNTLIILTSNVGSELIINMCKDPELLPDPDGIAKALREPLLKSFPAALLGRMVTIPYYPLSDEMIGNIARLQLGRVTKRIAENHKVPFTFDDAVVKLIVSRCTEIESGGRMIDAILTNTLLPRISLEILTRLMKGDPVKKVAVTAPAAEFEYAFE